A stretch of Pseudoprevotella muciniphila DNA encodes these proteins:
- a CDS encoding 4-alpha-glucanotransferase, with product MFLAPKIYQIDIGNVSFVLHAPAPPRKHHWAIIGSTESLGSWNVLLSKPLVREEKAGSHLFAKTDEENIGTIEYKFILQHDDNYSDVTWEKGANRSFFNDGSGKPITLECSLTPENIDFPLWRGAGIVIPVFSLKSNGSQGVGDFGDLKMLVDWASHVGMSAIQVLPINDTTATKTWRDSYPYNNISVFALHPIYLDLREWTSANDISNEGPLDYDKVLQYKMSFLQDLYRKNGARTLKTKVFQSFEQENHHWLRPYAIFCHLRDRFHTANFRQWDTFSQYDAKLLDRYLTETPNALKSVRFYEFVQFLLHRQMSAVHEAANAKGIILKGDIPIGISRDSVPAWVDGGLFNFDGQAGAPPDAFAKEGQNWGFPTYNWEVMAKDGYRWWQLRLQHLCKYFDAYRLDHVLGFFRIWEIPRSEVYGILGHFRPALPLSSEEIRHYGFSLDVRPLSTPSFSYDVLRSELTAEEIDTYFTYDGERYHFKDKYTSQRDIIKEVSDEKLRERLLHLSTEVLFIDDPDDSGKYHPRIGAQTTRLFEEISEENRNSFNRLHDDFFYRRHDDFWAAEAMKKLPALLDAVNDSEGSLLPCAEDLGMVPGCVKSVLEKLEVLTLEIESMPKIYGHRFADVLNNPYRSVATISTHDMPPFRLWWKQDGERTEAYWHEVLHGMGNAPEEATASACEQVVSRHLNSPSMLCLLSFQDWTAISPTLRSPNPEDEQINVPSNPYQNWNYRMHITIEQMALDSAFSEKVRGLIERSGR from the coding sequence ATGTTTCTCGCCCCTAAGATTTACCAGATAGACATTGGAAATGTATCATTTGTGCTTCATGCCCCTGCACCGCCAAGGAAGCATCACTGGGCAATCATCGGCAGTACTGAAAGTCTTGGGTCATGGAACGTGTTGCTGTCAAAGCCATTAGTGCGCGAAGAGAAAGCCGGAAGTCATCTGTTTGCGAAGACAGATGAGGAAAATATCGGTACAATAGAGTACAAATTCATTTTGCAGCACGACGATAACTATTCAGATGTTACATGGGAAAAAGGCGCTAACAGAAGTTTTTTCAACGACGGCAGCGGCAAGCCCATCACTCTCGAATGTTCGCTCACTCCTGAAAACATCGACTTCCCTCTCTGGCGCGGTGCAGGCATTGTTATTCCGGTTTTTTCCTTGAAGTCGAATGGCAGTCAGGGCGTAGGAGATTTCGGCGATCTGAAAATGCTTGTGGACTGGGCGAGCCACGTCGGCATGAGTGCCATTCAGGTATTGCCCATCAACGACACCACGGCGACCAAGACCTGGCGCGACTCATATCCTTACAACAACATATCTGTCTTTGCGCTACACCCCATTTATCTGGACCTGAGAGAATGGACTTCTGCGAATGACATCAGCAATGAAGGACCGCTCGACTATGACAAAGTGTTGCAATACAAAATGTCGTTTCTGCAGGACCTGTACAGAAAGAATGGGGCGAGGACACTAAAAACCAAGGTGTTTCAGAGTTTTGAACAAGAGAACCACCATTGGCTTCGTCCTTACGCCATCTTCTGCCATCTGAGAGACAGGTTCCATACTGCCAACTTCCGCCAGTGGGACACTTTTTCTCAATATGACGCCAAGTTATTGGACAGGTATCTGACTGAAACACCAAATGCTTTAAAATCTGTTCGTTTCTACGAGTTTGTGCAGTTCCTGCTGCATCGTCAGATGTCTGCCGTGCACGAAGCAGCCAATGCAAAAGGCATTATCCTCAAAGGCGATATACCTATAGGCATATCGCGCGACAGTGTGCCGGCATGGGTGGACGGCGGGTTGTTCAACTTCGACGGACAGGCAGGTGCTCCGCCTGATGCGTTTGCCAAGGAAGGACAGAACTGGGGATTTCCTACGTATAACTGGGAAGTCATGGCGAAAGACGGCTACCGGTGGTGGCAACTTCGTTTGCAGCATTTGTGCAAATACTTTGACGCCTACCGCCTGGATCATGTGCTGGGCTTCTTCCGGATCTGGGAAATACCGCGCAGCGAAGTTTACGGCATTCTGGGGCACTTCCGCCCTGCTCTTCCGCTGTCATCTGAAGAAATACGGCATTATGGCTTCAGCCTGGATGTCAGACCACTCAGCACACCTTCGTTCAGTTACGATGTTCTCAGGTCTGAACTCACTGCGGAGGAAATTGACACCTATTTTACTTACGACGGCGAGCGCTACCATTTTAAGGATAAATACACGTCTCAGCGCGACATAATAAAAGAAGTGAGCGATGAGAAACTGCGAGAAAGACTACTCCATCTCAGCACTGAAGTACTCTTCATTGACGACCCTGACGATAGCGGGAAATATCATCCGCGCATCGGTGCACAAACCACACGCCTGTTTGAAGAAATAAGCGAAGAAAACCGCAATTCCTTCAATCGTCTGCACGATGATTTCTTCTATCGCCGGCACGATGATTTCTGGGCTGCAGAGGCGATGAAGAAACTGCCTGCACTGCTTGATGCAGTGAACGACAGCGAGGGCAGCCTTCTGCCCTGTGCAGAGGACTTGGGCATGGTGCCGGGGTGCGTAAAGAGTGTCCTTGAAAAACTGGAAGTCCTGACATTGGAAATAGAGAGCATGCCTAAGATTTATGGTCATAGGTTTGCCGATGTATTGAACAATCCCTACCGCTCAGTAGCCACCATCAGCACACACGACATGCCACCATTCCGCCTCTGGTGGAAACAGGATGGCGAACGCACGGAAGCCTATTGGCACGAAGTGCTTCACGGCATGGGTAATGCACCGGAAGAAGCCACGGCTTCGGCGTGCGAGCAAGTGGTAAGCCGCCACCTGAACTCACCATCCATGCTCTGCCTGCTGTCGTTTCAGGACTGGACAGCAATCTCGCCCACCCTTCGATCGCCCAATCCTGAAGATGAACAGATTAACGTACCCTCCAATCCTTACCAGAACTGGAACTACCGCATGCATATCACGATTGAACAAATGGCGCTCGACAGTGCGTT